A genomic region of Miscanthus floridulus cultivar M001 chromosome 3, ASM1932011v1, whole genome shotgun sequence contains the following coding sequences:
- the LOC136546287 gene encoding uncharacterized protein, with translation MERKLRVVPFESSGPRSSEMAPPSSLPELTDDLIGEILLRLSPDEPAHLFRTSLVCRSWRHLLSDLGFLRRYREFHGTPPVLGFLNYNIFVTTTSPNCPLIPPALDCYGCVALDCRYGRVLLHTIHPAGLIVWDPITGNQQHLPDAPEDPYNHLTGAVLCAADGCDHIDCGRGGPFLVVFGGTADDENLVEDDVSFTWLSVYSSETGTWSALASTHLGPIARSHDVMGPSLLAGGALYFLLEDGRRVLRYELGRHELSVINNLPPLRVGNMALVKAEDGGLGVAGVEGYSLHLWSWRGAAAGWVQGRVIELEMMLPMTIGDPSTRLLVVGFSEDANTIFIHSNDGIFAIEFKSDRIKQICESRNFQAITPYASFYTPDYARERFAIIGEDAVMYN, from the exons ATGGAAAGAAAACTCCGCGTCGTCCCATTCGAGTCCTCCGGGCCGAGAAGCAGCGAGATGGCGCCGCCAAGCTCACTGCCGGAGTTGACGGACGACCTCATCGGCGAGATCCTCCTCCGCCTTTCGCCGGATGAGCCTGCACACCTCTTCCGCACCTCCCTCGTCTGCAGGTCCTGGCGCCACCTCCTCTCCGACCTCGGCTTCCTCCGCCGCTACCGCGAGTTCCACGGAACACCCCCCGTGCTCGGCTTCCTCAACTACAACATCTTCGTGACCACCACGAGCCCCAACTGCCCGCTCATCCCTCCGGCGTTAGACTGCTACGGCTGTGTCGCCCTCGACTGCCGCTACGGCCGCGTGCTCCTCCACACCATCCATCCGGCAGGCCTCATCGTCTGGGACCCCATCACCGGCAACCAGCAGCACCTGCCTGACGCGCCGGAGGACCCGTACAACCACCTCACCGGAGCCGTCCTCTGCGCGGCGGACGGCTGCGATCACATCGACTGCGGCCGCGGGGGCCCCTTCCTCGTGGTCTTCGGGGGCACCGCCGACGACGAGAACCTCGTGGAGGACGACGTCAGTTTCACGTGGCTGAGCGTCTACTCGTCGGAGACCGGAACGTGGAGCGCGCTGGCCTCGACTCACCTCGGGCCCATCGCGAGGTCCCACGACGTGATGGGGCCCAGCCTGCTCGCCGGAGGCGCGCTCTACTTCCTCCTAGAGGACGGTCGCAGAGTCCTCAGGTACGAGTTGGGCAGGCATGAGCTGTCAGTGATCAATAACTTGCCACCCTTGCGCGTGGGAAACATGGCCCTCGTGAAGGCGGAAGACGGCGGGCTGGGAGTCGCCGGCGTGGAGGGCTACAGCCTCCACCTGTGGTCCTGGAGGGGCGCTGCCGCCGGATGGGTGCAGGGCAGGGTGATCGAGCTGGAGATGATGCTCCCCATGACCATTGGTGACCCCTCCACCAGACTCCTTGTGGTCGGCTTCTCAGAGGATGCTAATACCATTTTCATACATTCAAATGACGGGATCTTCGCCATTGAGTTCAAATCTGACCGGATCAAGCAGATATGCGAGAGCCGGAACTTCCAGGCCATCACTCCCTACGCAAGCTTCTACACTCCTG ATTATGCTAGGGAAAGATTTGCAATCATCGGTGAGGATGCAGTGATGTACAATTGA
- the LOC136544132 gene encoding uncharacterized mitochondrial protein AtMg00810-like, which translates to MVAQFRMSDLGALSYYLGIEVRQGKEELTLGQSVYASKLLEWSGMAKCKPCMTPMEERLKLTKASTAAKVDAALYQSIVGGLRYLVHMRPNIAFAVGYVSRFMEDPREDHWATVKQLLRYVKGTVDQGIIFPKTGGSRLQLTVFSDADMAACSSSSGQLQFYGCR; encoded by the coding sequence atggtggctcaatttcgaatgagcgatctcggcgcactctcctactacctcggcatcgaggtaagACAGggaaaggaggaactcacgctcggtcagagcgtgtatgcctcgaagctgttagagtggagcggcatggctaagtgcaagccatgcatgactccgatggaggagcggttgaagctgacgaaggccagcaccgcggcgaaggtggatgcagcACTCTACCAGAGTATCGtcggtggtctgcgctacctagtccacatgaggccgaaCATTGCGTTCGCTGTGGGctatgtcagtcgcttcatggaggatcccagagaggatcactgggctacagTGAAGcagctactgcgctacgtcaaggggacagtGGATCAAGGAATCATCTTCCCTAAGACCggtgggagtaggctgcagctcactgtgtttagcgatgcagacatggctgcgtgctcgtcttcctcgggtcagctCCAATTTTATGGCTGTCGCtaa